One part of the Sarcophilus harrisii chromosome 5, mSarHar1.11, whole genome shotgun sequence genome encodes these proteins:
- the LOC100914400 gene encoding taste receptor type 2 member 3-like: protein MIFLAEIFHITVLTALLILGIIGNVFLVVVNVRKLIQSKRLLSIELLLTCLGMSWFSLQILLTFQGIVSIFFVPFYWQNVYGSQFLFTWMFLNSSSVWFATCLGIFYCLKISGFSHPYFLWLKFRVSKLMPWLLLGSVLVSGITGILCALALDYSAVSYIDWHNNTSLASPDSERLKSNDVLLISLVLIFPLGLFVTCTVMLLISLYSHTHRMQTRSSASGNPSVEAHLNALRTVITFFCFFVSYFAALMVNLTYRMPVRSLWFFFLKDVMAAYPSGHSVFIILGNSKYQQSFRRILGLAKKP from the coding sequence ATGATCTTTCTTGCAGAAATTTTCCACATCACAGTCCTGACAGCTCTATTGATTCTCGGGATTATCGGAAATGTGTTTCTAGTGGTCGTGAATGTTAGGAAACTGATTCAAAGCAAGAGGCTGCTCTCCATTGAGCTCCTCCTCACCTGCCTCGGGATGTCGTGGTTCAGCCTACAGATTTTGTTAACGTTCCAAGGCATCGTGAGCATATTCTTTGTACCCTTTTATTGGCAGAATGTTTATGGTTCTCAGTTCCTCTTTACCTGGATGTTTCTAAACTCCTCCAGTGTCTGGTTTGCCACCTGTCTGGGCATTTTCTACTGCCTCAAGATCTCTGGCTTCTCACATCCCTACTTTTTGTGGCTGAAATTCAGGGTCTCCAAACTGATGCCCTGGCTGCTGCTGGGAAGCGTGCTGGTCTCCGGGATCACCGGCATCCTGTGTGCCCTTGCGTTGGACTACTCCGCAGTGTCCTACATTGACTGGCACAACAACACCTCCCTGGCCAGCCCTGATTCTGAAAGACTCAAAAGCAATGATGTGCTGCTAATCAGCTTGGTGTTAATATTTCCCCTAGGTCTGTTTGTCACGTGCACAGTGATGTTGCTCATCTCCCTTTACAGCCACACTCATCGGATGCAAACCAGGTCCTCGGCATCGGGTAATCCCAGTGTAGAAGCCCATCTCAACGCCTTGAGGaccgtgatcaccttcttttgcttttttgtttcctACTTTGCAGCTCTCATGGTGAACCTGACATACAGGATGCCCGTTCGAAGCCTCTGGTTCTTCTTCCTAAAAGACGTGATGGCAGCTTACCCCTCCGGCCACTCTGTTTTCATCATTCTGGGCAATTCCAAATACCAGCAGTCATTCAGGAGGATCCTGGGTCTCGCAAAGAAGCCATAA